Part of the Penicillium digitatum chromosome 4, complete sequence genome is shown below.
tctcttgcCGTCATTGCTTTTCATCACTGTCTCTTTTTGTATCATGTACAACGGCATGATGCTCCCACTGACAGGACCGAAACCTGGCAGGTTTGCGAGAAGGGGCGTATTGGGTCTGCTTTCTTTTGCTGGTGAGGGTCTTTTATCGGATTTGGGCGTTTGTCCTGTTCTTACACATCTCCTTGCAAGTCATGAGCGAATCTTTTCTTTCTTAATCAAGTTTTCGAACCCTTCCTCCAAACTCTGCGTATGTGCAGTGATTCGGCATTTTTGCTGTCATCTCCTTCGTCTATGCTTCACGAGATGTCGGTCATCAACCCGAATAGAGAACAGATGTAAGATACAGGTTTGCTGTGTAGTGACACATCTCTTTCTCTAAACTTCAATCTCCCTAACTTCATGTAAACTACGTCTCGATCATGTGTCCATTGCGGTTCTAGCTTTTTGGTGGGTATGTAGATACAGGCCGGAAGCAATCAAAAAGAGCTCGCCAAGGGGGAGATGGGCTATTCTCTGCATGTAGCCACTGTTCTTGTTGCCCTCAAGAAATGATTTCACTCAGCACAGCATGAGATAGACGCCTGGCAGCGGTATTCCGGTCTTGTTACACATGACCCAGTCCCACCCGCTGTCCCCAGTATGCATCTTGCCTGTGTAGATCGTGCCGCATTTCTCGCTTGGGCGTCATCAGTGATATAGAGGTGTCTGATTTTAAATAGCTCGCTAGAGGGGAGGTCACAGCAAGGCGTACTGAACAGCTATGTTGGTTCGCAGGCAGGGTCGCTATGCAGCTTGGTCGCAACGGATCCGTGAGTGAGATCGGCGGGTGGAGGAAATGACGAGTAGGCGAATTTAACCAAGAATCAGCTCGTAGACAATGATGACCGTGTTGATGACGATAAGGGGTACTGCATCATTCGTGTGTTAGTTATTCCGTTGGGGCAATGGTTGAGCTGTCTCATTTAATCAAAGCAGAGCAGCTGGCTGTTTTTTGAGGTTGATGAAAGCTATCACTCAAATCCAAGATGCAAGACTGCCCTTGTTAAAGTTCGGCTGCGGAGGGGGTTGGGAAACGTACTCCGCATCACGGTGCGCACACTGGCGATCAGGTTGACGGACTTGGCTTTCACACTTGTGCTATCGTATGTTGCGCCGAAGCCCGGCTCGGCTTGTGTGCGACCCCATCCGACTGTATTTGTCCAATATTCGTTAGGTTCTTATTCTCTAGACGGGGTGTAGCTGGGGAGGGACGTACCGCGAGCTAGGAAGCGGTCCTCGGAGAGGACGGCGATGGCATTGATGATGAGAACGATGACTGAGAGTCAGGATATTAGTGTAAGCTGGAGAATGAAGATAACAAGTAACAAACCGTAGAACAGGTTCCCAAGACCGAAGAAAAACATCTTTGCGGGTTGAGGAAGTTGGTAAAAGGTGAAGTGCGGGAGGCGCCAGATCTCCGGATTAACACTCCTCTCGGATGCAGTCACAATGGGATATAGTTCGTTCGCTCTGTGCAAGAACACTAAGCACATAAACTGACTGTTTCTTTATAGCATTTGCGATCCTGGCTCTTCTCTTCCCAGTCTTGATCCTCCTTCATCTTCTCGTCGCTCCATACACCAAAGTCGAGGAGTCGTTCCACGTCCAGGCTGTGCATGATATCTTGACCAACGGTCTACCAAATGGCTTTAATGACCTGAATCTTGCCCGTGTCGAATATGACCATTTCTCTTTCCCCGGGGCTGTTCCCCGAAGCGCCATTGGTGCTGCGGCACTCGCTGTGCTCTTGAAGCCCGTTATCTTGTTGAATGAAGAGATCAACCGACAGCTATTAGGTACGGCATAGATCTATACTGCTTTGCATCCAATCAAGCTAACGCAGGCACCCAGCTCGAGCTATCCTGGGTCTAATCAATGCCTCGTCTCTAGCAGTCTATGCAAGAGGTCTGCGCCGTAGTTTCGGCCAGCCAGCGGCTATCTGGTATATCCTATTCCAAGCAAGCCAGTTCCACTTGATGTTCTATGCCTCAAGGCCACTATCAAACATGTTTGCCTTCGGTATCACGACACTAGCAATGTGCCTGCTTCTCCCTAGCCCTCGTCCAACACCCCAAGACCAAAAGCAATGCAGCCTAGCACTCGCCCTCCTCACCACCGCAGGCGTAGTCTTCCGCTCAGAACTAGCCCTCCTAGTCGGAACACAAACTCTCTTCCTACTAGCAACAAGAAAGATTAGCCTCTCACACACCGTCATCGCAGGCCTAGTAGGCCTCACAACGGGCCTAACCCTTACAGTCTATCTTGACAGCACCTTCTGGCAAAGCTTCCCACTCTGGCCGGAATTCGAAGCATTCCGCTTCAACGTCCTGGCAGGCCAATCATCAGAATGGGGCACAGAACCATGGTCCTTCTACTTTATGAACTCCCTCCCCCGCCTCCTCTTCAATCCCCTCTCCTACCTCCTCGCCATCCCCGTCGCCCTACGACAACCGGCCACGCGATCCCCAGCACTGGCACTTCTAACCCCGGCGCTTTCCTTCGTCGCACTATACAGCTTCCAGCCTCACAAGGAATGGCGCTTCATCGTTTACATCATCCCTTCCCTCACGGCTGTAGCTGCCCTCGGCGCTGCGTATCTCTGGACGCACCGCTCGCGCTCTGTTTTCGCCACTCTGGCGGCCCGCGCCCTGGCCGTTTCGACACTCGTCGTGTTCTGTCTGTCCAATTTCGTTCTCCTTCCTGCGTCGGCGGCAAATTATCCTGGTGG
Proteins encoded:
- a CDS encoding Yos1-like encodes the protein MFFFGLGNLFYVIVLIINAIAVLSEDRFLARVGWGRTQAEPGFGATYDSTSVKAKSVNLIASVRTVMRIPLIVINTVIIVYELILG
- a CDS encoding Alpha-1,6-mannosyltransferase subunit (Ecm39), putative — its product is MGYTFAILALLFPVLILLHLLVAPYTKVEESFHVQAVHDILTNGLPNGFNDLNLARVEYDHFSFPGAVPRSAIGAAALAVLLKPVILLNEEINRQLLARAILGLINASSLAVYARGLRRSFGQPAAIWYILFQASQFHLMFYASRPLSNMFAFGITTLAMCLLLPSPRPTPQDQKQCSLALALLTTAGVVFRSELALLVGTQTLFLLATRKISLSHTVIAGLVGLTTGLTLTVYLDSTFWQSFPLWPEFEAFRFNVLAGQSSEWGTEPWSFYFMNSLPRLLFNPLSYLLAIPVALRQPATRSPALALLTPALSFVALYSFQPHKEWRFIVYIIPSLTAVAALGAAYLWTHRSRSVFATLAARALAVSTLVVFCLSNFVLLPASAANYPGGQALDAMHHQHSILHDTDLFPGKANSSINVYLGNLACQTGVTRFLQQPPSSGWVYDKTEDKAVKSTPGFWDRFDYVVVEASDEIGFMDADQTSLRRALPTSDWERMLVVDSFAGVSVLRPGIPATGSVERRVVGAIAGARAVGLFERLRECVREVLLRGWWVEVKMRPRVQVLRRVREGFKR